The genomic stretch AGGGGTCCTGTCTCAGGTATCCCACCCTCCATCCGCGGTGAGCAGGGGAGGGTGCGTCTCCAAATCTCAGTGTGCCACCTGTGAGAAGGGCCCAGCATGATGATACCAGGCACCAATCATACATGGAACTGGGCACAGCCCCTGGTACCGGCATGCCCTCGACAGAAAACGTTAGTTGTGATCCCAAATCCTAATATTTGGGATTTAAATGTCCACATTTACATGAATGGCCAAATCTTGGTGTCTCTGAGGCCCCAGCCACATTCCCAGGAGGAACTGCTTTCTTTCCTGAGGTGCCCCCACTAATGGCCTCAAGGGCCCTGGGCCCCACACAGGTTCAATGATCTGGACTCTgctgctgggggttgggggagctCAGATTCCTCCCTGAGGCCCCCAGCAGTTACCCTCCATGGCCACCCCACAACCTGCTGGCGGGTCCCACTGGGCCATCTCCAGTGCCTAGCTGCCGTGTGCACAGTGTGGCGACCTCACACTCAGGAGCCTCCGTATAACCACCCAGCTCCATCAATTCTCCAGCACTCAAGGCAGGCATGTCCTCTCTCAGCTGCCCACTGCTGGGACCCCCAGGACTCCTCCCTCTGCACCAGGGTAGCTGGGCCCACACCCCCACCAACCCCGGCCCTCGGCAGATCAGAGGTCTCTGCTTCCAGGGGGGTTCCCTTCAAAAGGCCTCCCTGTGGGGGAGCAGGCAGCCAGCCCGGCTTGCTTGGGTGAGAACAAGGCCTCTTCTCCCCACTGCGTGAAGTCTCACTGCCTCACAACCACCCCGTGATGGGCACGATAGGATCCTGTGATGTCCCCTTGTCACCACCAGCACAAGGGGACAGCTGGCTACGCCATCTTGCTTCACCTAAGCACGGCAGGTCCGCATGACAGGAAGCAGAAGCCGTGCCCAGGTAGTTCTGGGAACAGGTACAGGGGGATTCTCACAGTGCAGCTCTGAGAGCCAGCAGCCTCTGTGCAGAGGGCTCCTGGCTGACATGGAGCACCCCAGGGGGCGGGCTGTCCTCAGCCAGCAGGGCCCCGGCACAAGGGCCAGAGGCAAAGCCCCAGTGCCTCTGGGACAAGAGCAACAAGAGCATCCAGGTGGCCAACAGGCCCGTGGGGGCGCCCACCTCAACCCTGCCTTCACCCAGCTCCAGGTGCCATAGCATCCAGGGACACAGCTGTGACGGCAGGCCCAGTGTGGTTGGCGGCACGGGGTGCCGTGCTCCGTCAGGCCTCCCAGGAAAGAGGCTTTGGTAGGGCAACAAGGGCCACGGCCCGAAGGCCACATGGCGTGGTGCCATTGGGCCAGGCTTTCTGCTTGGAGGCCGAGGGCAGGGCGCGAAGCACAGTGACAGTGACAATCACAGAAAGAGCCGGAGCCAGAAGGGTGAGatataaaaatctgtatttatatTACAATGACATAAGGACACAGCACGGCCCACACGGTGGACAGGTGGCCGGGGGCCCCTTTCCCCCTCTAGCGCACACCCCCCTCACCGGCACCAGGCCGTGTGGCCCCCGACTCTGGCACGGAACCTGCCCTAGTGCCCAACATGGACCTGGGGCCACCCTGCTGGCCGAGGGTCAGGGTCCTCTGTGCAGACAGTGGGGAGGCGGTCCCAGGTTCCCTGACAGAGGGAGGCAGGGCACGGGGGAGCCTATCTCGCCCAGCAGACGGCATGTGCCGAAGCAGACAGTAGAGCGGGGCCCCTAGGGCCACAGACCGGTACAGGGTTCCACCACTCAGGACACAGGCCCAAGCACTGTGCCACTAAGATGGGGTCTGCAAAGGCAAAGCCGTGCTGCCGCCTCTCCCACTCTGCGAGGATGGCAGGGGTCTGCTACGTGGTTTGCGGGAGTTATCCTGGTATGCGGGAGCTGCCTTCCAGTAAGGCTGGGGAACCCAAGCCTGAGTCTGGGTGCTCAGTGGCCGAGAGCACCGGTGTGGGCTGGGAGGGCACATGCAGAGGCGCAGGAGCCCCCGGCTCTGTTCTGCTTCTGTCTGCTCTCTATACACACGGTGATGGCCTCTTGGTCCCTGCAGCCTCCAGTGATGGCAGCCTGGGCCCCTGGCAGGGAGcagtgggaggctggggcatgtggTGACTCCTAGCACAGGCCCCCACCCAGTGGGCCACCCCTCACCCACCTGCTGGTGGCAGGGAGGGGCAGCTGAACAGCACCCCAGGTGGCTGTGAGACTGCCTCCCAGTCCACGTGGGAACCACGGCCTCAAGAGCCACAGGCTGAGCTGCCGCGAGGGTGGGCCGAGGGGCCACCACTGGTCACCGGGTGGATTCTGCTGGTCAGAGATGAGAGCAGAAGCCCCCGGCTGCCCCAGGCACTGGAGGGTGGGTCAGGGAGCTGGTGCTTCAAGAATTGAGGGCAGGGACACGACCACCTCAGGGCCCTGCAGTGCCGGCTGGGGAAGCAAGCTTTTACACACGGCCCGCCTTGCTCGGAGGTGCCACAGTGTTTGAAATGAAGCCTGGGGGGACAGACTCAGGCAGGCAGGGGAAGCTCCTTTCTGGGTACCCCTGGACCCCAGTGGGGCCGGAAGGAGATGCAGACAGGCCTCCTCACAACCACCCGCAACGCGTTCGGATGCCCCTCAGCTCCAGGCACCATGCCCCCTACAGCCTGCAGGGCAGGTTCTGTGCCAGAGTTGTTTCCAGGGACCCCCTTCCGCCACAACGGGCCCCCCCATCCTGGGGCATCTATGTGTACGACTGAAAATAGACACGAATTTTCCCCATGATATGGAAATTGGCTACAGATGTACCAGAGGCACGGCAGGCACTGCTGTGGGCCAGCCCCAAGGACAGAGGATGTCAGGAAGGAAAGGCGGGTGCAAGCCTCCTGGTGCCAGGCCTGCGCCACCCAGTGAGCAGTCTTCATTGGCTGCCAGTGTCTGAAACCTGGAACCCTCGCCTAGGCCAGGAAGCAGGGGGCTCGAGTCAGGTGACAGGTGAGAATCCATCTCTCTAGTGAGCAAGCAGGCCCCTGCCAGCCATTGGGGAGGGCAACACTAGGAACCAGGTCACAGCCCCTCTGTGCCACCCACAGGGGCCTGGCTGCATCACCTCCAGGAAGCCCTGGCTGCTGGGAGGGGCTGCCCACAGGAGATGGGAGGACAGCACTAGCTGGGCAGGCCTGGGGCACCCTGAGCCATGAGGGACATGCTGGTGGGAAGGGCAAGGCCAGACACAAGACACAAGGCACACTTTGACGACATGACAGAGGGACAGGTCCCTGAGACGCTGGGTGGCTCCCACCCCTCAGCAAACAAGGACGCAACAACAGCTAGGAAAATAGAGTACAAAAATCTGGTACAGGAAACAGAGGCAGCACACACGGACGTCCCTAGGCCGAGAGTCTTtaggctttcttctttttaaaaatggttctgtatttttgttttgttttgttttttctgggaAAGCCTCTCTGCCAGCTGAGGCTGCCACAGTAGAGCTCATGAGGAGCCCTAACCGGGCTGCTGGGCAGTGCAgcattttacttttttgctttttgtttaaaaaagggAGATGAGTAAGCCCCCGAGGACCCAGCGGCTTCAACTTAACCAGCCTCCAgctcaccccagccccagccaggaaGAGAAGCCCCTCTCCTGTGCAGATAGGCAGGACTATTGGGTGGGCATGGGTGAGCGGGAGCTGGAGGGGGATCCAGGCACAGCCCAGGGGCTGTTTGCCAGATGACCCCTGAAGGCCATCATCCCCAGAACATGTGACCTCGGGACGCCGTGTCTGCGTGTGAGCATGTACATGAGTGCATGTCTAggtgcgtgcgtgtgtgcgtcTAACAGTCCTACCAGAACAGACGCTGCCCAGCTCGGTGTGGGCTGGGCTGGCCTGGCCGGCCCCGAGAGCCCAGCCCTAGGTTCTGACACCTGCAAGGTGGGAAGGACCTTGACCACCCACCTGCCCCAGGTGCTCACCCAGGTCCCGCCCTTCACAGATCCCGTGTCCACGCCAGGAGCCTACGTGGACTGACAGGTAGGTGGACAGACGGACGGATGGACAGACAgccttgccttccttccttcctcggTCCACTCCTTTCTCCTGGGATCCAGGGTTGGGGTCAGAGCTCCCTGTGGTGGTCATTAAGCCCCTCACACGGCACCTGCCGAGGTTTGCAGCAATGACGTTTAATACTTCTGGAATGATTAGGAATTTGAGAACAGACCGTGGGCGGCTATGCTGACCAGGGCTCCGGATGTGGAAGCTGGGCCCTGCCTCCTTGCAGGGGACTCTGCCCAGCTGGAAGGGGCAGGCAGCTCGGCAGGCCCTGACCGGCAAGCGGGCAGTGCCAGGCAGCCCAGAGGCAGCTGGAGCTTCCAGAATGGCACAGCAGTGGGCCTGTGGAGAGGCTGGCATCAACTGAAGGAGAACTGGAGGGCTGACACGCGTGGCTGGCGGGCAGGCAGGCCAAGGAGCAGAGGGCACGGGCCTACGAGAGGGCAGGGCGGCCCAGCCGCCGGCAGTGGGGCCCGAAGCCACTGTCGCCGCCGGTGCCACTCTGCAGGCTGTAGTGGTCGTCCGCGTCACTGCTGCTGCCAACACTGTCCAGCTCACCAGGGCCAAACTCCATGCCCTCTATGTCCACTTCTGGGGAGAACAGAGTGGGGATGGGGTCAGGCCACTCCGAGGGTGCCAGCCCATTTCTCCCTTTTCTGGAAGCAGAAGCTCTGGGCAGAGGGGCAGAAGTGCAGAGGGCGCTGTCTGGGCCCTGGGGCAGCAGACGCCAGGAGGGCTCTGGCTAAGAACCCAGCCTCAGAAGCACCAGTCCTCAGCGGGCCACACGGCCTCTGCATCCCACCCTCCCTGTCCAGTCCCTTTGCACTTAGACAAACACACACTCCAGTGCAGCAGGGAGCTGGGAGGGCTCTCCCCAACCCCAGCACCAGGCACCTCCTCTCCACCCAGGGAGCTGCACCACTGCGCACCCGGAGGCCCAGGTGAGGCTGCCCCATGCCCCACCTTGCTCTGAGTCGTCCGTGGACACAGCAGAGCCCGTGCTATCTGTGCGCACGCGCTCCACGCTCTGCACCGACAGCTGCTCCAGGCGCCGCTTCAGGAAGCGATGCTCCTGCTGCAGCTGCTCCTTGATGCTCAGTGCCCGGCGGTCCTGCTCCTCAAGTTTCTGCGGGCAAGGGGGACTGTGAGCCCACAGCGGGAAGGGGAGTCCCCCTTTCCCCCTGGCCAGGCACCGGGGCACCCAGGCCTGGGCCCGGGAGGTTCCCCCTTCCCTGACAAGACCTAGCCAGGCTAcgggccacagggtgcccagtCTCCGCCGGCCCCACAGCCTGACGTGGGTCCCTCCCTGTCCCAGCCAGGCGGTCACAGTCAGATGCCACCTCCCAGCCCTGTGGTTTCCGTCTACGGCCCAGCTCTAATACCCGCAGCCACCAGGCAGCCTTGGCCAAGCTGAGCCACATGTGGTAGCGGGTCAGTGCTACCCGATCTTTGGCTGACACCGTCTCCAGGACAATCCTGCTTACAGCGGGTCTCCTCACACACTCCCAGCCCTGCCCGCCCCCATGGGGCTGTGGTCTATGCCATGCCTGTCCCTGCAACACCTGCGCCCTGCCCTCTCTAAACCTTCCTGTGGGCCCCACTGAGACAATGCTTGCTCTGTGAGGGCCCCCAGGGCTCTGGTTGTGCCCCTCTCAAAGCTCCTGACACCCCAGCCTGGAGATGGCCATGCCTATGCAGGCAGAGGAGGCCCTCAGAGCAGACAGAGATTTGCCCTGGTTGGTCCAAATGTCACAAGGCCCCCAAACCAACAGGGCTGTCAAAAGTCCTTTGGGGGGCTGCCTCAGGGAATGTCTCCCTGAGCCCAGACCCACTGCCAGCTCCCGCTGCCCCAACCTCCACCCTGGCACCCCCACCAGGCTGCCTCCTTTTAGTCTGCCTTCTGATGGCACCCAGGAAACCCTGGCCCCCTCTCTCCTTCCAGCAGCTGCCTCTTCACAGCCCAGGGCCCCAGAGAGCAATCTGTCCCCCGACCTCCTCCTCTCCATCCCAGCCTATGCTGCAATGCACCTTCTTATGCCATCAGCACCCAACAAACCCGACACAAGCCACGGAACAGCCTCGACCCCTTGGCAGCTCCTGTTGCTGCTCCTCCACCCTGGCAAAACCCACCAGGCCCCCGACACACACCCGCCAGAAGGCTCCCCACCCACCTTCAGGCCCTCTGATCCAAGGGCTGCCCAGGGTCCCCTGTGAGCACACCCCCAGGGCATGCAGGAACACTGAGGCAGCCAGACAAGGCAGGATGGAGAGCAAGGCCCACTCACCTTGATGTGCACCTTGGCCCGCTTCAGGAGGCTCAGCGTGGTGTGGCGGGTGCTGTCGGGGCCCAGGGGCACCAGTTGCTTGAGCTGCTCAAGGTACAGCCTGAGTTTGGCTCGTCTGAAAGAGCCAGAGACAGAACCatcaggctggggtgggggagggcaggAAGCAGTTCGCAGGGCCCTACACAGACCCACCCCCACCATCCACTGCTGCAGATGTGCTGAAGGTCCCTCTCTGAGGATCCCCTCCTGGCCTGGCTGGGaacccccgccccctgcccccagGAGGAGCCCAACACCCATAGCCCCCAGACACCCGGCAGAAGCGCCCAGCTCaccatggcctgcaaagcctcagCGCGTCACTGCCAGGCACTGCCTAGGAGTCCCAGCTCGCCCCCCTGCCATCCCTCATCCCCGCCCTGGAGTCCACATGCAGGGAGGGGTGGGGTGAGGCGGGGGGGGTGCTGCTCAGGCTGCACCCGGAGATCTGGAGGGACCCAGACAAGATTCACGTCTCTCCACCTCATGGTGCACAACGTGCTGTCACTTTTGTGACCATGGAAACACGATCAGCCTAGGTCAAGGGAGGGCCAGGGACCAGGCCCTTCCAACCCAAGTTTCATATCCCCTTGGAAACTGCCTCATTCCAGATTCTGTCCCCGTATCCACAGACGAATCCACTTTCCACAAAACTGGAGCCATGACACCCAGTGGTGCTTGCTTGCTTATTCACACTCAAGGGTACTTGCTCACATGCCACAATCCTCCAGGACACATTCATCGGGCACCTCAGGAGAGGGGCCCTGGCTTCATCCTAGGCCTGCCCCTGTGGAAACACCGCCTTCCCTGCTGGCCTGCTTGTCTGCGGGGGAGGCTGGTGGAGCTCACGGGGTGCGGGGAGCCCAGCTCACCCAGAGGCATCAACTCGGCCTGGGACCCTGGCCAGGTCCACATGCACCTGCCTGGCAGTGCAGGGCACCCGGAGGTTTTGTCACTGCCACGTTCAACCACAGACTCACCCATCCCGTGCAGGCCACAGAGGCTGCTTCCAAATATAGGACACTTTGCTTTG from Symphalangus syndactylus isolate Jambi chromosome 16, NHGRI_mSymSyn1-v2.1_pri, whole genome shotgun sequence encodes the following:
- the MXD4 gene encoding max dimerization protein 4, which gives rise to MELNSLLILLEAAEYLERRDREAEHGYASVLPFDGDFAREKTKAAGLVRKAPNNRSSHNELEKHRRAKLRLYLEQLKQLVPLGPDSTRHTTLSLLKRAKVHIKKLEEQDRRALSIKEQLQQEHRFLKRRLEQLSVQSVERVRTDSTGSAVSTDDSEQEVDIEGMEFGPGELDSVGSSSDADDHYSLQSGTGGDSGFGPHCRRLGRPALS